The Lineus longissimus chromosome 2, tnLinLong1.2, whole genome shotgun sequence genome window below encodes:
- the LOC135483493 gene encoding NFATC2-interacting protein-like isoform X1, protein MADILCLDTSSSDEHDLTPNYTKAKQNRNATKKTPIAIDGDVQSAVITSDSVPLMPIQVETVPKVTKKNSTSSSDSDSNSQPVVKKKRATRRFRHTAPAQSSEPSEDISAKASIYSHRVDDCFSAFHYGNALSNDTVKNQLVDLSDDDDTEKQEVISAITKKANTTPKREKRRMKMRSSPLDKTDGDYIIIDSQESPERTLPSQPTCSPSPPPRPPTYYPNVKKKRPTKAIKTALANLNRAKSQLANTSLVTCGDDSFLFAATPERDPDIVVKVRSRSGVHRFPMKKRDIFSTVITQLADIENVPEAHCILYLKDTTIEPFQTLSSSGITIADILQCCVQGEVPDVALENDSFDEDDDQITVRVQSADKKITSLIRIKKNEALQKVMHYFAQERKLDLKKLRFEFDGETLKGSETPEDLEMEDGDCVDAIFL, encoded by the exons ATGGCGGATATTTTGTGTCTCGATACTAGCAGCAGCGATGAACATGATTTAACCCCAAATTACACAAAAGCGAAGCAGAACAGAAAT GCCACAAAGAAAACTCCAATTGCAATCGATGGTGACGTACAAAGTGCTGTTATTACCTCAGACTCTGTCCCGTTAATGCCTATCCAAGTTGAAACGGTCCCAAAGGTTACGAAGAAGAATTCGACCAGCAGCAGCGATTCAGACTCAAACTCGCAACCTGTTGTCAAAAAGAAGAGAGCAACACGGCGATTCCGCCACACTGCGCCTGCTCAATCGTCCGAACCCAGTGAAGACATCTCTGCCAAGGCCTCTATCTACAGTCACAGAGTTGATGATTGCTTTTCGGCATTTCATTATGGGAATGCCTTGTCAAATGACACTGTGAAAAACCAACTTGTTGATCTTTCAG ATGATGATGACACAGAAAAGCAGGAGGTAATTTCGGCCATCACCAAAAAGGCCAACACCACTCCAAAACGTGAGAAGCGGCGCATGAAGATGAGGTCATCGCCTCTAGATAAAACTGATGGAGACTACATCATCATAGA TAGCCAAGAATCGCCTGAGAGGACATTGCCATCACAACCAACTTGTTCACCTTCACCTCCCCCTCGACCACCAACATACTAcccaaatgtaaaaaaaaaaaggCCTACAAAAGCCATTAAAACTGCTTTAGc CAACTTGAACCGTGCCAAATCGCAATTAGCGAACACTTCCTTGGTAACCTGTGGTGATGATTCCTTTTTGTTTGCGGCTACACCGGAGAGGGACCCTGACATTGTTGTTAAAGTTCGCAGTCGCTCTGGTGTGCATCGATTCCCAATGAAAAAA CGTGATATCTTCTCGACTGTGATAACCCAACTGGCTGACATTGAAAATGTTCCTGAGGCGCATTGCATCTTATATTTGAAAGACACTACCATCGAACCATTCCAAACATTGTCGAGTTCAGGAATAACAATTGCTGATATTCTAC AGTGCTGTGTCCAAGGTGAAGTACCTGATGTGGCACTAGAGAATGACTCTTTTGATGAGGACGACGACCAGATCACAGTTCGAGTGCAAAGTGCTGACAAAAAAATAACAAGTTTGATTAGGATAAAAAAG AATGAGGCCTTACAGAAAGTAATGCATTACTTTGCCCAGGAAAGGAAACTTGATCTGAAAAAGTTACGGTTCGAATTTGATGGAGAGACATTGAAAGGATCAGAAACACCAGAGGATTTAGAAATGGAGGACGGAGATTGTGTAGACGCAATATTTTTATAG
- the LOC135483493 gene encoding NFATC2-interacting protein-like isoform X2, whose protein sequence is MPIQVETVPKVTKKNSTSSSDSDSNSQPVVKKKRATRRFRHTAPAQSSEPSEDISAKASIYSHRVDDCFSAFHYGNALSNDTVKNQLVDLSDDDDTEKQEVISAITKKANTTPKREKRRMKMRSSPLDKTDGDYIIIDSQESPERTLPSQPTCSPSPPPRPPTYYPNVKKKRPTKAIKTALANLNRAKSQLANTSLVTCGDDSFLFAATPERDPDIVVKVRSRSGVHRFPMKKRDIFSTVITQLADIENVPEAHCILYLKDTTIEPFQTLSSSGITIADILQCCVQGEVPDVALENDSFDEDDDQITVRVQSADKKITSLIRIKKNEALQKVMHYFAQERKLDLKKLRFEFDGETLKGSETPEDLEMEDGDCVDAIFL, encoded by the exons ATGCCTATCCAAGTTGAAACGGTCCCAAAGGTTACGAAGAAGAATTCGACCAGCAGCAGCGATTCAGACTCAAACTCGCAACCTGTTGTCAAAAAGAAGAGAGCAACACGGCGATTCCGCCACACTGCGCCTGCTCAATCGTCCGAACCCAGTGAAGACATCTCTGCCAAGGCCTCTATCTACAGTCACAGAGTTGATGATTGCTTTTCGGCATTTCATTATGGGAATGCCTTGTCAAATGACACTGTGAAAAACCAACTTGTTGATCTTTCAG ATGATGATGACACAGAAAAGCAGGAGGTAATTTCGGCCATCACCAAAAAGGCCAACACCACTCCAAAACGTGAGAAGCGGCGCATGAAGATGAGGTCATCGCCTCTAGATAAAACTGATGGAGACTACATCATCATAGA TAGCCAAGAATCGCCTGAGAGGACATTGCCATCACAACCAACTTGTTCACCTTCACCTCCCCCTCGACCACCAACATACTAcccaaatgtaaaaaaaaaaaggCCTACAAAAGCCATTAAAACTGCTTTAGc CAACTTGAACCGTGCCAAATCGCAATTAGCGAACACTTCCTTGGTAACCTGTGGTGATGATTCCTTTTTGTTTGCGGCTACACCGGAGAGGGACCCTGACATTGTTGTTAAAGTTCGCAGTCGCTCTGGTGTGCATCGATTCCCAATGAAAAAA CGTGATATCTTCTCGACTGTGATAACCCAACTGGCTGACATTGAAAATGTTCCTGAGGCGCATTGCATCTTATATTTGAAAGACACTACCATCGAACCATTCCAAACATTGTCGAGTTCAGGAATAACAATTGCTGATATTCTAC AGTGCTGTGTCCAAGGTGAAGTACCTGATGTGGCACTAGAGAATGACTCTTTTGATGAGGACGACGACCAGATCACAGTTCGAGTGCAAAGTGCTGACAAAAAAATAACAAGTTTGATTAGGATAAAAAAG AATGAGGCCTTACAGAAAGTAATGCATTACTTTGCCCAGGAAAGGAAACTTGATCTGAAAAAGTTACGGTTCGAATTTGATGGAGAGACATTGAAAGGATCAGAAACACCAGAGGATTTAGAAATGGAGGACGGAGATTGTGTAGACGCAATATTTTTATAG